The Streptomyces sp. HUAS CB01 genome has a segment encoding these proteins:
- a CDS encoding non-ribosomal peptide synthetase yields the protein MSDLAERLGRLPQGQRSRLLGRMRNQMTAGVGHRVELKRADHGPRSRASFQQEQMWFVDRLGAGKARNNIALAVRLDGPLDRAALHEAVNAVVASHQVLHSRLVEVDGVPWQEPVPAFVLGVQTSDLSASGEQDRELAELTASCASAPFDLAAAPPVRAHLVRLANERHVLLWVVHHVVWDPGSTRIFTEELTSCYAQAARGRRPEPAAPPVEYADFAAWQRAKLDNAEHRRALADKWRQLLAGAEATEVMPDHPRSPETRGDGRGLSLRLEQDLLDRLKAVAESSDTTVFTTLLAAFNALLRHWTHTEDVVVGTASASRPHPDLERVIGCFVQMITLRTEVGDGLTFRELVARTAGTVMDAFTNSELPFEQVVDAVRPARDPLRHPLFQIEFTSLGHWGAHSARSADVEFAVEQLHDGAAKFDMSFLVGENDGLELSLEYNTSLYRHGTASALLTAFRRVIEQVAADPDLPVGEISLVEEPAASRHARELSRGGPVDEAAWTTTLDRAFRERATIQPDAVAVRHGATTLDYAALDRWSEAIAHRLRDRGVRHGDPVAVCLGRGPAAVAALLGTLKAGAHYIPVDPAAPAERTRTVLADAGVRHALVDDTADLPVPLELVTAGTTAPVREVPSLAPTSTPADLAYVLYTSGSSGTPKGVMIEHRSVTHFSRTIARAYEIGTGDRVLHFAPLTFDVSVFEVFTTLLAGGELVIATDEERRDPALLEARMRDDAVTVAELPPALLPLLDQSRLPALRLVSVGGEAFPGKLVAEWTAGERRFVNGYGPTEATVAVTLMDCTGSYDRNPPIGRPMPGHQAFVLDERLRPVPPGVPAELCVAGPGVARGYLGRPELTAERFVTNPWADGPETERLYRTGDLVRWLPGGNLEFLGRTDRQLKLRGHRIEPGEVEAVLLGHPSVQQAVAVARPGAGGEPVLAAYVTVEQAGGYASEVADAEGLRAYAASRLPGYMVPVVVVLDELPLTPHGKADVAALPLPVDQAAGGTAPRDDVEEQICRDILTPLLEWTSPDVEGDFFALGGSSLQATIVVSRVRAVFGIDIALADFFSRPTVAGLADLVRTARAEAAGEQDRLLAVFDQIENMSDEEAAALLDSLQKPDGGR from the coding sequence ATGTCTGACCTCGCCGAACGGCTCGGCCGGCTGCCCCAGGGGCAGCGCTCCCGGCTGCTGGGCCGGATGCGCAACCAGATGACCGCCGGCGTCGGCCACCGCGTCGAACTCAAGCGTGCCGACCACGGACCGCGCTCCCGCGCCTCCTTCCAGCAGGAGCAGATGTGGTTCGTCGATCGGCTGGGCGCGGGCAAGGCGCGCAACAACATAGCCCTCGCCGTCCGGCTGGACGGCCCGCTCGACCGGGCCGCGCTGCACGAGGCGGTCAACGCCGTCGTCGCAAGCCACCAGGTCCTGCACAGCAGGCTCGTCGAGGTCGACGGGGTGCCCTGGCAGGAGCCCGTGCCCGCCTTCGTCCTCGGCGTCCAGACCAGCGACCTCAGCGCGAGCGGGGAGCAGGACCGGGAGCTCGCGGAACTCACCGCCTCCTGCGCGTCGGCTCCCTTCGACCTGGCCGCCGCCCCTCCCGTACGGGCCCACCTGGTGCGGCTCGCCAACGAGCGGCACGTCCTGCTGTGGGTCGTCCACCACGTCGTCTGGGACCCGGGTTCCACCCGCATCTTCACCGAGGAGCTCACCTCCTGCTACGCCCAGGCGGCCCGGGGCCGGCGCCCGGAGCCGGCCGCCCCGCCCGTCGAGTACGCCGACTTCGCCGCCTGGCAGCGCGCCAAGCTCGACAACGCCGAGCACCGCAGGGCGCTCGCCGACAAGTGGCGGCAACTGCTCGCCGGGGCCGAGGCCACCGAGGTCATGCCCGACCATCCGCGCAGCCCCGAGACCCGCGGCGACGGCCGCGGACTGAGCCTGCGGCTGGAACAGGACCTGCTGGACCGCCTCAAGGCGGTGGCCGAGAGTTCCGACACCACCGTCTTCACCACCCTGCTCGCCGCCTTCAACGCCCTGCTGCGGCACTGGACCCACACCGAGGACGTCGTCGTCGGCACGGCCAGCGCCTCCCGCCCGCACCCCGACCTGGAACGGGTCATCGGCTGCTTCGTCCAGATGATCACCCTGCGCACGGAGGTCGGGGACGGCCTCACCTTCCGCGAGCTCGTCGCGCGCACGGCAGGCACCGTCATGGACGCCTTCACCAACAGCGAGCTCCCCTTCGAGCAGGTCGTCGACGCCGTACGGCCGGCCCGCGACCCGCTGCGGCACCCCCTGTTCCAGATCGAGTTCACCTCCCTCGGCCACTGGGGCGCCCACTCCGCCCGTTCCGCCGACGTGGAGTTCGCCGTCGAGCAACTGCACGACGGTGCCGCCAAGTTCGACATGAGCTTCCTCGTCGGGGAGAACGACGGGCTGGAGCTGTCCCTGGAGTACAACACCTCGCTCTACCGGCACGGCACCGCCTCCGCGCTGCTCACCGCCTTCCGCCGGGTCATCGAGCAGGTCGCCGCCGACCCCGACCTGCCCGTCGGCGAGATCAGCCTCGTCGAGGAGCCCGCCGCGTCCCGGCACGCCCGCGAGCTGTCCCGCGGCGGACCGGTCGACGAGGCCGCCTGGACCACCACGCTCGACCGCGCCTTCCGCGAGCGCGCCACCATCCAGCCCGACGCCGTCGCCGTCCGGCACGGCGCCACCACACTGGACTACGCGGCCCTGGACCGCTGGTCCGAGGCCATCGCCCACCGGCTGCGCGACCGGGGCGTGCGGCACGGCGACCCGGTCGCCGTCTGCCTCGGGCGCGGCCCGGCGGCCGTCGCGGCACTGCTGGGCACCCTCAAGGCCGGTGCCCACTACATCCCCGTCGACCCGGCCGCCCCTGCCGAGCGCACCAGGACCGTGCTGGCCGACGCCGGCGTCCGGCACGCCCTCGTCGACGACACGGCCGACCTGCCCGTCCCGCTGGAGCTCGTCACGGCCGGCACCACGGCCCCGGTGCGCGAAGTGCCCTCCCTGGCACCGACGTCGACGCCCGCCGACCTCGCCTACGTGCTCTACACCTCCGGCAGCAGCGGCACCCCGAAGGGCGTCATGATCGAGCACCGCTCGGTCACCCACTTCTCCCGCACCATCGCCCGGGCGTACGAGATCGGCACCGGCGACCGCGTCCTGCACTTCGCCCCGCTCACCTTCGACGTCTCCGTCTTCGAGGTCTTCACCACCCTGCTGGCCGGCGGGGAACTCGTCATCGCCACCGACGAGGAGCGCCGCGACCCGGCCCTCCTCGAGGCCCGGATGCGCGACGACGCCGTGACCGTGGCCGAGCTGCCGCCCGCCCTGCTGCCCCTGCTCGACCAGTCCCGCCTGCCCGCCCTGCGGTTGGTGTCCGTCGGCGGCGAGGCGTTCCCGGGCAAGCTGGTCGCCGAATGGACGGCGGGGGAGCGACGCTTCGTCAACGGCTACGGCCCGACCGAGGCCACCGTCGCCGTCACCCTCATGGACTGCACCGGCAGCTACGACCGCAATCCGCCGATCGGCCGCCCGATGCCCGGCCACCAGGCGTTCGTCCTCGACGAGCGGCTGCGTCCCGTGCCGCCCGGCGTTCCGGCCGAACTGTGCGTCGCCGGCCCCGGCGTCGCCCGCGGCTACCTCGGGCGGCCCGAACTGACGGCGGAACGGTTCGTCACCAACCCCTGGGCCGACGGTCCCGAGACCGAGCGGCTCTACCGCACCGGTGACCTCGTGCGCTGGCTCCCCGGGGGGAACCTGGAGTTCCTCGGCCGCACCGACCGGCAGCTCAAGCTGCGCGGCCACCGCATCGAGCCGGGTGAGGTCGAGGCCGTGCTCCTCGGCCACCCCTCCGTGCAGCAGGCCGTCGCCGTCGCCCGGCCCGGCGCCGGGGGCGAGCCGGTCCTCGCCGCCTACGTCACGGTCGAACAGGCCGGCGGGTACGCCTCCGAGGTCGCCGACGCCGAGGGGCTGCGCGCCTACGCCGCCTCCCGGCTGCCCGGCTACATGGTGCCGGTGGTCGTCGTGCTGGACGAGCTGCCCCTCACCCCGCACGGCAAGGCCGACGTCGCGGCGCTGCCGCTGCCCGTGGACCAGGCAGCCGGCGGCACCGCCCCGCGCGACGACGTCGAGGAGCAGATCTGCCGCGACATCCTCACCCCGCTGCTGGAGTGGACGAGCCCGGACGTGGAGGGCGACTTCTTCGCCCTCGGCGGCAGCTCGCTCCAGGCGACCATCGTCGTCTCACGGGTCCGCGCCGTCTTCGGCATCGACATCGCGCTGGCCGACTTCTTCAGCCGCCCGACCGTCGCCGGACTCGCCGACCTCGTCCGCACCGCCCGGGCCGAGGCGGCCGGCGAACAGGACCGGCTGCTGGCGGTCTTCGACCAGATCGAGAACATGAGCGACGAGGAAGCGGCCGCGCTGCTCGACTCGCTGCAGAAGCCGGACGGCGGGCGATGA
- a CDS encoding acyl-CoA dehydrogenase family protein — protein MTSAAQRTADGRPPVERWREREDEDSLFRQLRLTVRQGLEIDASTPVSAWEALTGVGAWEFALPIGMDGLDLGQAVIAMVCEEGGNAMQSVPLTDTFLALDLLSGLGPLAPEGLDGLLDRVRDGSHPVAVPGRLPDPRGAVPPGVTWKPDGDDGGVVLTGSGGPFAAGVEPGSLLVLASGPDGPCVALVDLPAPGVELRALRDHGGGAVSGAVLDGARIPAASVVLRGLAAEQALARAGLRAAVHQASLLAGITAAALTAVVSRIRSRRQFGQALVKHQGPRLRVAGLLARLDAVRWAVGDAAKDLDENRLVPGDAAGLIALTAETALDVTRDAVHLHGASGLVRDGLVAGCYRRAAWEALRCGRPTQLWDIAAHTA, from the coding sequence TTGACAAGCGCAGCACAACGGACGGCGGACGGCAGGCCACCGGTGGAGCGGTGGCGGGAGCGCGAGGACGAGGACTCCCTCTTCCGGCAGCTCCGGCTCACCGTCCGTCAGGGCCTGGAGATCGACGCCTCCACTCCCGTCAGCGCGTGGGAGGCCCTGACGGGCGTGGGCGCCTGGGAGTTCGCCCTGCCCATCGGCATGGACGGCCTCGACCTCGGTCAGGCCGTCATCGCCATGGTCTGCGAGGAGGGCGGCAACGCGATGCAGTCCGTTCCGCTCACAGACACGTTCCTCGCGCTGGACCTGCTGTCCGGACTCGGCCCGCTCGCCCCGGAGGGCCTCGACGGCCTGCTCGACCGGGTACGGGACGGTTCGCACCCCGTCGCCGTGCCGGGCCGGCTGCCCGACCCGCGCGGTGCCGTACCGCCCGGCGTCACCTGGAAGCCCGACGGTGACGACGGCGGGGTGGTGCTGACCGGCTCGGGAGGGCCCTTCGCCGCGGGTGTGGAGCCGGGCTCGCTGCTCGTCCTGGCCTCCGGGCCCGACGGGCCCTGCGTCGCCCTCGTGGACCTGCCGGCCCCCGGGGTCGAGCTGCGTGCGCTGCGCGACCACGGCGGCGGCGCGGTCTCCGGAGCCGTCCTCGACGGAGCCCGGATTCCCGCGGCGTCCGTGGTCCTGCGGGGGCTCGCGGCCGAACAGGCCCTGGCCCGGGCGGGTCTGCGAGCCGCGGTCCACCAGGCGTCGCTGCTCGCCGGCATCACCGCCGCCGCGCTGACGGCCGTCGTCTCCCGCATCAGGAGCCGCCGGCAGTTCGGCCAGGCACTGGTGAAGCACCAGGGGCCGCGGCTGAGGGTCGCCGGTCTGCTGGCCCGTCTCGACGCGGTGCGCTGGGCGGTCGGCGACGCCGCCAAGGACCTCGACGAGAACCGGCTCGTCCCCGGGGACGCCGCAGGGCTGATCGCCCTGACCGCGGAGACCGCGCTGGACGTCACCCGCGACGCGGTCCATCTGCACGGCGCCTCCGGGCTGGTCAGGGACGGCCTCGTGGCCGGGTGCTACCGGCGGGCCGCCTGGGAGGCGCTGCGCTGCGGACGCCCCACCCAGCTGTGGGACATCGCCGCGCACACCGCCTGA
- a CDS encoding acyl-CoA dehydrogenase family protein yields MLTTEFYRAPADCGLVRSGEGAPRTPMRALREEIHDVLVSAPVAAARRSRDPRPVHRALGDAGLLAPQWPEEYGGRGVSQVAAAVLVEELAMHDVPDLLHTLTVQIVGSTLLNVASDAMKARHLPGFAAGTAFGCVLFSEPQAGSDLNILSTRAVADGNGGYKLYGTKVHSLFAGLADYGLCLARAENDAFTLFLVPLAQQGVTITAVPGIGDDAFHEVTLDGVAVAAGDVVGEPGQGWAIVVKTLAFERTGLDYYVKALRWYRAAVERLEAHTDRLQSGQHDQIGLAKLNARLLAAGTLVRRVLTRLDRGELNEDEAAAAKWYTTELAAEVAWWAAELDGDHSMTLDDPGTDGVAHPLDSALREAPGMRISGGTAEMMLETLARLRLDSGAEVRP; encoded by the coding sequence TTGCTCACCACCGAGTTCTACCGGGCACCCGCCGACTGCGGCCTCGTCCGCTCCGGTGAGGGTGCGCCCCGCACGCCCATGCGAGCCCTCCGCGAGGAGATCCATGACGTCCTGGTGTCCGCGCCCGTCGCCGCCGCCCGGCGCAGCAGGGACCCGCGTCCCGTGCACCGGGCCCTCGGCGACGCGGGACTGCTCGCCCCGCAGTGGCCCGAGGAGTACGGCGGCCGCGGAGTCAGCCAGGTCGCCGCCGCCGTGCTCGTCGAGGAACTGGCGATGCACGACGTGCCCGACCTGCTGCACACCCTGACCGTCCAGATCGTCGGATCAACCCTCCTCAACGTCGCGAGCGACGCCATGAAAGCCCGTCACCTGCCGGGCTTCGCCGCCGGCACCGCCTTCGGCTGCGTGCTCTTCAGCGAACCGCAGGCAGGCTCCGACCTGAACATCCTGTCCACCCGTGCCGTTGCCGACGGCAACGGCGGCTACAAGCTCTACGGCACCAAGGTCCACTCGCTGTTCGCCGGCCTCGCCGACTACGGACTGTGCCTCGCGCGCGCCGAGAACGACGCCTTCACCCTCTTCCTGGTGCCCCTGGCCCAGCAGGGCGTGACGATCACCGCCGTCCCCGGCATCGGGGACGACGCCTTCCACGAGGTCACCCTGGACGGAGTGGCCGTCGCCGCCGGCGACGTGGTCGGCGAGCCCGGCCAGGGCTGGGCGATCGTCGTCAAGACGCTCGCCTTCGAACGCACCGGACTCGACTACTACGTCAAGGCGCTGCGTTGGTACCGCGCCGCCGTGGAGCGGCTCGAAGCCCACACCGACCGGCTCCAGTCGGGCCAGCACGACCAGATCGGCCTCGCCAAGCTCAACGCCCGCCTCCTGGCCGCGGGCACGCTCGTACGGCGCGTGCTGACCCGGCTGGACCGCGGCGAGCTCAACGAGGACGAGGCGGCGGCGGCCAAGTGGTACACCACCGAACTCGCCGCGGAGGTCGCCTGGTGGGCCGCCGAACTGGACGGCGACCACAGCATGACCCTCGACGACCCCGGTACCGACGGGGTGGCACATCCATTGGACTCGGCGCTGCGGGAAGCCCCCGGGATGCGGATATCGGGCGGCACCGCCGAGATGATGCTCGAGACGCTGGCCCGGCTGCGTCTCGACTCAGGGGCGGAGGTACGGCCTTGA
- a CDS encoding condensation domain-containing protein → MTAGTGVDRALAALPEAKRELARMLLAARTPVPARPAPRSGAGPVPATALQARLLRRERLGTAGGSGTGSHAVRLTGRLDTGRLRGALTGVLARHEALRCRITEPEDGGRPLLTVAEEPCLRLTRTDLTHRTPAARRDAVRAQLAESAATPLSLESGRTSAFRLLTLGPDDHVLVLASHLGVFDGWSSGVFLNDLATGYREGPESLAPPELQLPDHADWQRRWLASPDGAAELAERRRAFAGIPPAPRAPAGFERGHVPVRIDRGPGSPLEAGLALGAAEGATPFMTLVAALAVVLARRDGTTEAVVGTPAAGRFAGPLEGAVGQFTTVVPVRIDLSGRPSFVELLHRTRRAVADGLSHQRLPADELFTGGTQPYSVLFALHNYPAVPLGLPGIEVGQLPGPPAHHLELYSTDPAATLACVGLVERDGEIGGTAEFNRRAAGPEDVTALLGGVEDVLARAAASPGTTL, encoded by the coding sequence ATGACCGCCGGCACCGGGGTCGACCGGGCCCTCGCCGCCCTGCCGGAGGCCAAGCGGGAGCTCGCCCGGATGCTGCTCGCCGCCCGGACCCCCGTCCCCGCCCGACCCGCCCCGCGCTCCGGCGCGGGGCCGGTCCCGGCCACCGCACTCCAGGCGCGGCTCCTGCGCCGCGAACGTCTGGGCACCGCGGGCGGCAGCGGCACCGGCTCGCACGCCGTGCGGCTCACCGGACGACTCGACACGGGGCGGCTGCGTGGGGCGCTCACCGGCGTACTGGCCCGCCACGAGGCCCTGCGCTGCCGGATCACGGAGCCCGAGGACGGCGGCCGACCGCTGCTGACGGTGGCCGAGGAGCCGTGCCTGCGGCTGACCCGCACGGACCTGACGCACCGCACGCCCGCGGCGCGGCGGGACGCCGTACGTGCCCAGCTCGCCGAGAGCGCCGCGACACCGCTGTCCCTGGAGAGCGGCCGCACCAGCGCCTTCCGGCTGCTCACGCTCGGCCCGGACGACCACGTCCTCGTCCTCGCGTCGCACCTGGGCGTGTTCGACGGCTGGTCGTCGGGGGTGTTCCTGAACGACCTCGCCACCGGCTACCGGGAGGGCCCCGAGAGCCTCGCCCCGCCGGAGCTGCAGCTCCCCGATCACGCCGACTGGCAGCGGCGCTGGCTCGCCTCCCCGGACGGCGCCGCCGAACTGGCCGAGCGGCGCCGTGCGTTCGCCGGGATCCCGCCGGCGCCGCGGGCACCCGCCGGCTTCGAGCGGGGCCACGTCCCGGTACGCATCGACCGCGGGCCGGGCAGCCCGCTCGAAGCCGGGCTGGCCCTCGGCGCCGCGGAGGGTGCCACCCCCTTCATGACGCTCGTCGCGGCCCTGGCGGTCGTCCTGGCCCGCCGGGACGGCACCACCGAGGCCGTCGTTGGCACTCCGGCCGCCGGCCGCTTCGCCGGACCTCTCGAAGGGGCCGTCGGACAGTTCACCACCGTCGTGCCGGTCAGGATCGACCTGTCCGGCCGCCCCTCCTTCGTGGAGCTGCTGCACCGCACCCGCAGGGCGGTCGCCGACGGGCTGAGCCACCAACGGCTCCCCGCGGACGAGCTCTTCACCGGCGGGACCCAGCCGTACAGCGTCCTGTTCGCCCTCCACAACTACCCCGCCGTCCCCCTCGGCCTGCCCGGCATCGAGGTGGGCCAGCTTCCCGGACCGCCCGCCCACCACCTGGAGCTGTACAGCACCGACCCCGCCGCCACCCTGGCCTGCGTCGGCCTGGTCGAACGCGACGGCGAGATCGGCGGAACGGCCGAGTTCAACCGCAGGGCCGCCGGTCCCGAGGACGTGACCGCGCTGCTCGGCGGAGTCGAGGACGTCCTCGCCCGTGCCGCCGCGTCCCCCGGGACCACCCTCTGA